TACGCGGGCTCGGAGCTTATGGGGATCCGCAATGAGAAAAAAAGAATGGAAGGCGTACAATTTCATCCTGAGTCTTTTGCGACAGAAGGAGGAAGGAAAATGCTTTCAAATTTCTTAATGTAATATCAGGAGGCAAGGGAGGAAGGGAAATTTCTTAAAAATTCTTGGATCCTTTCTCCCAAATCTTCTATCCGGAAAGGTTTTCCTAAATAATCGTCTATGCCTGCTTCCGCACAAGCCTTTCTGTCTTCGGGGCTGTCATGGGCGGTGACTGCTATGATCCAAGGAACCTTTTTCGTGCTAGGCTTCTTCTTTAGGATACTTGCTGTTTCGAGTCCGCTTAACTCAGGCATTTGTATATCTAAAAGAAGAAGGTCCACATCTTTCTCCTCCCAATATGCCAAAGCGTCTATTCCATTAGAAACGACCGCACAACTTAATCCCAATTTTTCCAACATCTTTTGGATTAACCTTTGGTTAACAGGATTGTCTTCCGCCACAAGGATTTTCAATTCTCTATATTCAGAAAAATCGTAATTGATACGATTTTTAGATTCTGCAATTTTTACTTTTTCGGAAAGGTCAGCTTTCGGCAGAGTCATTTCTAAAATGAATTTGGAACCTTTTCCTGATTCACTTTCCGCAGATATATTCCAGTCCAATGCCTCGCAGATACGTTTGCAGATAGAAAGTCCTAAACCCGTTCCACCATATTTCCTTGTAGTAGAAATATCAGTTTGAGAGAATGCTTCGAATAATATCGGGATCCTCTTTACGTCTATTCCTATGCCTGTATCTTTTACACTCAAAGAAAGAGTGATATCGGTTTCGGTCTCTCGTGCTAATTCCAACTCTACAGTGATCCCACCTTTTTCAGTGAACTTCAACGCGTTAGAAACTAAATTGGAAAGGACTTGTCTGACTCGGATAGAATCCGATTTTACATCGATACGTTCTTTTGCAGGCGGGAGAATTGTTTTAAATGCTAATCCTTTTTTGAATGCTTTGTCGGAGGCTTCTTCAGCATATCTCTCCAGAAGAGAGATCATGTCGAATTCTTTAAAACTGAAATGTAGGGAGCCTGATTCCGCCTTGCTGAAATCGATTACGTCATTGATCAGACGGATCAGGTGTTCAGAACTTTCAGTTAATGAATCCAGATATTCTCTTTGAAGTTCCGGATTATTTGTTTGGTGCAATAGATCTACCATTCCCAATATCCCATGCACCGGGGTCCTGAGTTCATGGTTCATATTAATAAAAAATTGTTCTTTAGCTTTTTGTAATTCTAGTGCTACGGCCTGTAGCTGGATCAGTGCTTGAGATTTAGTATCTAGTTCCATAAATGAAACTACTGAATTTGCCAATGCTTCTAAAGCTTGTATCTCAGCTTCAGTTAACGTTTTCGGCCGTGTATCTAATACGCATAATGTGCCTATAACATAACCATCGGGAGTTCTTAAGGGAGCACCTGCATAAAACCGAATATTCGGCTCGTTGATTACGAAAGGATTTTGCTGGAATCTAGGATCTTTTTGAGCGTCTTCTACAATTAAGGTCCTATTTTCGGAAAGTGCAAATTGACAAAAGGAACTTTGCCTGGGTGTTTCCTTATCTTCTATGCCCATTCTTGCCTTGAACCATTGTCTTTCCGAATCGATTAAGGAAATCAACGCCATGGGTGTCCCGCAAATGAGTGAGGCAGCTTTTATGATCCCGTCGTATTTTTCCTCAGGAGGAGTGTCTAGGATACTATAACGTTTTAATGCTTGTACCCTTTCTTCTTCATTTTCGGGTAAAGGAGCGACGCTATAAGGAAGATCTTCCATAATGAATACGATATTATTTAGGACTAAAAATAACGGGGCATATTCTCCCTTTTGAAAGTAAAAACACAAGGATTTATCTGCTTAGTAAATTATTTTCAAGATCAGTCATGTATCACCTGAAAATTACGAATTCCTAAGGTTTTGCCCTGAGAAAGGATTTCTTGTAGTTTTCGAATGTCCTTTCTTGTATTTTTGAACGCTTTGGAGAAGATCCAAGATCGAAAAATTTTGGAGAATCCTGATAACTCCATCCGACTTGTAAAAAGGATTTTAGTATCCGTATCCGAACCTTTAGGATCGGGATAAAAGGAGAAGGTTTCAGTCTGATCGGAAAATCTACTTTTGATCCGGAACACCAATCTACTTGGATACTTGGATTCTAAAATTTGGTATTCGAACTTATATGCGAAAAACCAAAACTTAGTTTTCACTTGAAAACCAGAAGTACTTTCATTTTTCTTAAAGGAGAGAATATTTTCAGACCAGTCAGGCAAACGTTCGAAATTAGAAACGTAATCGAACGCTCTACTCAAAGAAATCGGCACAGTAAAAGCAATAGTAGTCGTTGCCATGGAAACTTCTCTCATTCTTTAAAAAGAATTCCCTTAGGATCCTTTTTCGAGTCCAATGTAATATAGAGAGGAAATATGGGTTTTAGACGAATAACCGGAACAAGAATCGCCGAAAAAACTATCGAAGGTGGAGGATTTCCAGTCCGCAGACCGTTTCCAGTTCCGCAATTTTCTTATTGGGACCCGTTCTTACTTTTGGATGAAATGGGACCTGTAGTTTACGAACCAGGCAAAGCAATCGGTGCTCCGGATCATCCTCATAGAGGTTTCGAGACCGTTACGTATCTTCTATCCGGCGAAATGGAACATAGGGATTCCTGGGGACATGCTGGCAAATTGAAAGAAGGCGGCATTCAATGGATGACTGCAGGTGCAGGCCTTGTGCATTCAGAACTT
This window of the Leptospira hartskeerlii genome carries:
- a CDS encoding hybrid sensor histidine kinase/response regulator, with the protein product MEDLPYSVAPLPENEEERVQALKRYSILDTPPEEKYDGIIKAASLICGTPMALISLIDSERQWFKARMGIEDKETPRQSSFCQFALSENRTLIVEDAQKDPRFQQNPFVINEPNIRFYAGAPLRTPDGYVIGTLCVLDTRPKTLTEAEIQALEALANSVVSFMELDTKSQALIQLQAVALELQKAKEQFFINMNHELRTPVHGILGMVDLLHQTNNPELQREYLDSLTESSEHLIRLINDVIDFSKAESGSLHFSFKEFDMISLLERYAEEASDKAFKKGLAFKTILPPAKERIDVKSDSIRVRQVLSNLVSNALKFTEKGGITVELELARETETDITLSLSVKDTGIGIDVKRIPILFEAFSQTDISTTRKYGGTGLGLSICKRICEALDWNISAESESGKGSKFILEMTLPKADLSEKVKIAESKNRINYDFSEYRELKILVAEDNPVNQRLIQKMLEKLGLSCAVVSNGIDALAYWEEKDVDLLLLDIQMPELSGLETASILKKKPSTKKVPWIIAVTAHDSPEDRKACAEAGIDDYLGKPFRIEDLGERIQEFLRNFPSSLAS
- a CDS encoding LIC13081 family protein, giving the protein MATTTIAFTVPISLSRAFDYVSNFERLPDWSENILSFKKNESTSGFQVKTKFWFFAYKFEYQILESKYPSRLVFRIKSRFSDQTETFSFYPDPKGSDTDTKILFTSRMELSGFSKIFRSWIFSKAFKNTRKDIRKLQEILSQGKTLGIRNFQVIHD